The Mercurialis annua linkage group LG2, ddMerAnnu1.2, whole genome shotgun sequence genome contains a region encoding:
- the LOC126669358 gene encoding uncharacterized protein LOC126669358 translates to MHEQLHQSYYSTKCSGCGGEKRWLLHSVRHRGIYRRLCTDCMLKRHQGLFCPLCFHVYSDDDKRCVIPAVEERLMCLNCPSISHLACAPSSSHPLLFLCPACSSSNFSFFDDNPSSNAIDIDSARALVAAAKISAVAMAKAAAVARVEAERRVQEASLAKKRARDALERFAFLSSAALGNEEQLRNGNGGNKNTSSPQFKRR, encoded by the coding sequence ATGCACGAGCAACTCCACCAATCCTATTACTCTACCAAATGCAGCGGCTGCGGCGGAGAGAAGAGGTGGCTCCTCCACAGCGTCCGACACAGAGGCATTTACCGTCGCCTCTGCACTGATTGCATGCTAAAGAGGCACCAAGGCCTCTTCTGTCCCTTGTGCTTCCACGTATACTCCGATGATGACAAACGCTGTGTTATTCCGGCTGTAGAGGAGCGGCTGATGTGCCTGAACTGCCCTTCCATCTCTCACCTCGCCTGTGCTCCCTCCTCCTCTCACCCTCTTCTCTTCCTCTGCCCCGCTTGTTCTTCCTCTAATTTCTCATTCTTCGATGACAATCCTAGCTCTAATGCCATTGATATCGACTCCGCTCGAGCTCTCGTCGCCGCAGCCAAGATTTCCGCCGTGGCGATGGCGAAAGCTGCGGCGGTGGCTAGGGTTGAAGCTGAGAGGAGAGTGCAGGAGGCGAGTTTGGCTAAGAAGAGAGCTCGTGATGCTCTCGAACGATTCGCGTTCCTGTCGTCTGCAGCTCTCGGTAATGAAGAGCAGTTGAGAAATGGAAATGGTGGTAACAAGAATACATCATCACCGCAGTTTAAACGCCGTTAA